One window of the Aptenodytes patagonicus chromosome 5, bAptPat1.pri.cur, whole genome shotgun sequence genome contains the following:
- the PWWP2B gene encoding PWWP domain-containing protein 2B, protein MAEVAEAGAPSPRVGAWLPVLVEQMVNDTLVVTLSCGERRFTGVLLDCTKKSGLFCLPSSFPKHEDPPADACANGVGDGGDAVQGEREPPPTGEKPPKGSGDEQVPPLLPPPLPGSLPPYPPYFEGAPFPRPLWLRHTYNQWVPQPPPRTIKRTRRRLSRNRDPGRLIMSTIRLRPRQVLCEKCKNTLNPEDANTARQNAKTRRKLNIQDKEQKKHSDSDYTEKRNKREKREDDKFSGELVHRTPVIKISYSTPQGKGEVVKIPSRVHGSVKPFCPERILQNGGEDQEETRDSERGRETKCLMDKSAGSQLASIPKLKLTRPVHSSADVPPPKIRLKPHRINDGQSVSIYKAELIDEINVLQNSRESNPGAFYNDESTDRSLAEISSGSSGEDDDFKRFPQGKDGHDNLAFLMNYRKRKADSSSLSVCSNDSLDESKSSSSEVTSPEMCDFLPGDDASVSSSSKDERKIVPPLTVRLHTQSVSKCVTEDGRTVSVGDIVWGKIHGFPWWPARVLDINLSQKENGEPSWREAKVSWFGSPTTSFLSVSKLSPFSEFFKLRFNRKKKGMYRKAITEAAKAVEHLTPEIRDLLTQFET, encoded by the coding sequence ATCCGGATTGTTTTGTCTCCCGTCCTCCTTTCCCAAGCACGAGGACCCTCCTGCTGACGCTTGCGCTAATGGAGTTGGTGATGGTGGAGATGCTGTGCAGGGCGAAAGGGAGCCACCACCCACTGGTGAAAAGCCTCCCAAAGGAAGCGGTGATGAGCAAGtacctcccctcctgcctcccccactGCCTGGCAGCCTTCCTCCTTATCCCCCGTACTTTGAGGGAGCTCCCTTTCCTCGTCCGCTATGGCTACGGCACACGTACAACCAGTGGGTTCCTCAGCCACCACCACGGACTATAAAGAGGACAAGGAGGCGTTTGTCGCGGAATAGAGACCCAGGAAGGCTTATCATGAGCACTATCAGGCTCCGGCCAAGACAGGTGCTCTGTGAGAAGTGTAAAAACACTCTGAACCCTGAGGATGCAAACACAGCTAGGCAGAACGCTAAAACCAGGAGGAAGCTGAACATTCAggacaaagagcagaaaaagcacaGTGACTCCGACTACACGGAGAAgaggaacaaaagagaaaagagagaggatgACAAGTTTTCTGGGGAACTAGTACATCGAACACCAGTTATAAAAATATCCTACAGTACTCCACAAGGGAAAGGAGAAGTTGTAAAAATCCCTTCCCGGGTTCACGGCTCAGTCAAACCATTTTGTCCAGAGCGAATATTGCAGAACGGAGGGGAGGACCAAGAGGAGACCAGAGACTCTGAACGGGGTCGAGAAACCAAATGCTTAATGGACAAGTCAGCAGGCAGCCAGCTTGCTTCCATTCCAAAACTGAAGCTCACGCGGCCGGTGCATTCCAGTGCGGATGTCCCACCCCCAAAGATACGGCTGAAGCCCCATCGCATCAATGATGGTCAGAGCGTTTCAATTTATAAGGCAGAACTTATTGATGAAATAAATGTCCTTCAGAACAGCAGGGAGTCCAATCCTGGCGCATTTTACAATGATGAATCCACAGACAGAAGTTTAGCTGAGATATCTTCAGGGAGTTCAGGTGAAGATGATGACTTTAAAAGATTTCCCCAAGGTAAAGATGGACATGATAACTTGGCTTTCCTTATGAATTATcgtaaaagaaaagcagattcttCTAGTTTATCGGTGTGTAGTAACGACAGTCTAGACGAATCCAAGTCTTCTAGTTCAGAAGTAACATCACCAGAAATGTGTGACTTTTTGCCTGGTGATGATGCATCCGTCTCTTCATCTTCAAAAGATGAGCGTAAAATTGTGCCGCCACTAACAGTTAGACTGCATACCCAAAGTGTGTCTAAATGCGTCACGGAAGATGGAAGAACTGTTTCAGTGGGGGATATTGTTTGGGGTAAAATTCATGGTTTTCCATGGTGGCCAGCACGTGTTCTTGACATAAACCTTAGCCAGAAGGAAAATGGGGAACCTTCGTGGCGAGAAGCTAAAGTATCATGGTTTGGTTCTCCGACGACTTCATTCTTATCTGTTTCAAaactctctcctttctctgaatttttcaaaCTGAGATTTAATCGCAAGAAGAAAGGGATGTATCGGAAAGCTATCACAGAAGCTGCAAAGGCAGTAGAGCATCTGACTCCAGAAATAAGAGATCTCTTAACGCAGTTCGAGACATAA